TTATCTTCTCCTAATATTAAATTCGAGTTATAATTTTCTGCAATCCCACCTAAAAACGCAGTAGCATTTGACGGCTGCATGATGTGACCTAAAATAGAAGACGTAGTTGTCTTACCATGAGTTCCAGCAACCGCTAAACAAAATGTGTTTTTCGTAATTTTCCCCAGAACTTCTGCTCTTTTTAACACGTTAAAATTATTATCTCTAAAATAATTTAACTCACTATGATGTTTAGGAATTGCAGGCGTATATACAATTAAAGTCTTTTTTTCATTCAAGACTTTTTTATCTACCATCGATATATCATCTTCATAATGAACTGCTATACCAATCTCTTCTAATTCTCTCGTAATTGGAGAAGGTGTTTTATCATACCCAGAAACATTTTTATTGTTTCTAGAAAAATAACGAGCCAAAGCACTCATTCCAATTCCACCAATTCCAATGAAATAAACGTTATGTATATTTTTTAAACCCACCAGCTAATTAATCCTTCTATTTCGTCTACTATATGACCTGTAGCATTAGGTAATGCTAACTCTTTTATATTCTCACTTAAACTCTCCTGTTTCCCTTCGTCTTTAAGTAACGTTTCAAAAACCACAGAAAAAGTATCTAATTCACTTTCTTTAAGCATTAAAGCTCCATGTTTATCAACAATTGCTTTTGCATTTTTTGTTTGATGATCTTCAGCCACATTTGGAGAAGGAATAAAAATGGTTGGCTTTCCAACAATACACAATTCCGAAACAGAACTAGCTCCCGATCTTGAAATAATGAAATCCGCCGCCGCGTAAGCTAAATCCATTCTATTTAAAAATGGATGAACCTGAACATTTGACTCTGAATTATATTCCTTATACTCTTCATAATACAGCTTACCACATTGCCAAATTATTTGTACATCTTGACCTTTTAAGAACTCCAACTCAAGTTCAATTAATTGATTAATTCTTCTTGCTCCTAGACTTCCTCCAATAACTAAAACAGTCTTCTTTTCTTTATCCAACTCGAAAAACTCAATCCCTTCTTCTCGTTTAGAATGCACCAATAATAAATCTTGTCGAACTGGATTTCCTGTTTTTACAATCTTATCTTTTGGAAAAAAACGCTCCAAATTATCGTAAGCAACACAAATTTTATTTGCCTTTTTACTTAATAACTTATTAGTGATTCCTGGAAAAGAATTTTGCTCTTGCACCACTGTTGGAATTCCACGTTTATTTGCAACCATTAAAGTTGGACCACTTGCAAACCCGCCTGTACCCACAACCACATCTGGCTTAAACTTTCTTATAATTTTTCTAGCCTTCCACAGACTACTAATTAATTTTATTGGAAATAATAGATTCTTCAAAGTTAATTTCCTTTGAATACCAGAAATCCACAATCCTTCAATTTCATATCCGGCTTGTGGGACTTTTTCCATTTCCATTTTATCTTTAGCACCTACAAATAAAATTTTAGCTTCAGGAAATCGAAGTTTAACTTCATTAGCAATAGCAATCGCAGGATAGATATGTCCTCCTGTTCCACCACCACTTATAATTATACTTAACGATTTTTCCATTACTCTTTATTTATATGGTTTCATGTAATATATCTAATGGATTGTCATCTAAAATAGACTCTTCAGTCTCGTTTTTAGATGCACTTACACTTAATATCATTCCTAACGCAAAACACGTCATCCAAATTGATGTACCTCCACTACTAATTAATGGCAGTGTTTGCCCTGTTACAGGAAATAAATTCACCGCAACAGCCATATTAATCATGGCTTGAAAAACAATTGGTAATCCTACACCAATACATAATAACGTAGCAAAAATTGTTGTTGCTTTTCTGGCTGATATTACAATTCTAAACAACAGCAAGAAATAAATAAACAACACAAATAATGCTCCTACCAACCCATATTCCTCAACAATAATTGCATAGATGAAATCAGAAGAAGACTGTGGTAAAAAGTTTTTTTGAACACTTTTACCTGGACCTTTCCCTGTGACTCCTCCTGTAGCTATTGCTATTTTAGCTTTTTCAACCTGGTAATTCTCTGCACTTTCCCCTGAGAAGAATCCTGAAATCCTTTTTTCCCAAGTATGAATTCTGTTTGGCATTAAATCTGGAAATGCTTTTGCCACTAGTATAAACAACCCTAAAGCAACAATTCCAATACCTACGACATTTGCTATATACTTTAAAGGATAACCTCCTATAAAAGTCAATAGAACAATCATAAAGAATAAGATCGCCGTTGTAGAAAAGTTTGCAGGTAGAATCAGAATTAAAATTAATCCAACTGGCAACCATAACTGCAATAAGCTTTCACGAAATACAATTTGTTTCTCTTTATTTTTAGCGAGATATCTCGCAACATAAACCAATAAAACAAGTCCCGCTAAAGTTGATGTTTGAAAACCAACTCCCACAAAAGGAATACGAATCCACCTACTTGCATTTGCTCCCCCAATTGTATTTCCTTGTGCAATGGTAACAATCAACAATAATATTACGATAGGCAACATCAACACAGAGCCTCCACTGAAATATCGATATGGAATTTTATGCACTCCGTAAAGAATACCAAATCCCATAATTAATAATGCTATATGCTTGATTAAATGCCCTGTTGTAGAACCATTTCCAACAACATACACCAAATTTGTACTTGCACTATACACAGGCATAAAAGACAAAATTGCTAACATGGCAACTAATGCCCATATAGCTCTATCTCCCTTAATATGTTTAAATAGCGTTTTCAAATTCTATTATAGTTCTCTTACTGCTTTCTTAAATTTTCTTCCTCTATCCTCGTAATCCTCGAATAAATCAAAACTTGCACAGGCTGGAGAAAGCAACACTGTATCATTCTTTTCAGCCAGTTTATGCGAAACCTTTACAGCTTCTTCTGCTCCTGCAGTTTCCACAATAACATCTACAACATTTTGAAACGTATCTATGATTTTACGATTATCTAAACCTAAACACACTATTGCTTTTACTTTTTCTCTCACTAAAGGCAATAAATCTGTATAATCATTACCTTTATCTACACCTCCAACAATCCAAACCGTTGGTCTATCCATACATTCCAATGCATAAAAAGTAGCATTAACATTAGTTGCTTTACTATCGTTCACATATGACACTCCTTCTATCTTCAATACTTTTTCTAAACGATGCTCTGCTCCTTCAAAACCAGACATACTTTCTGTTATTGATTGATTTCTTACTTGCAATAATTTTGATGCAAGCATAGAAGCCATTGCGTTTTTAGTATTGTGTTTTCCTTTAATTTTTAAATAGGATGTGTTCATTATATATTCTTCTTCGTTTAATCTGATTATTATATTATTCTCTCTTATAAATGCCCCATATTCCAACTCTTTAAGAATTGAAAATGGAACTAATTTTGATTTCACGGGATTCTCCGCTAACCAACTTGTGATTACTCTATCATCTGAATCGTAAATCAAAAAATCTTTCTCTGTTTGATTTTTAGCGATTCTAAATTTTGAAGCGATGTAATTATTAAAGTCATAGTCATATCTATCAAGATGATCCGGAGTTATATTGGTAATCATTGCGATATGAGAATTAAACTCCTCAACTCCGTCTAATTGAAAACTACTCAACTCTAGCACATAATTTTCAAAACTTTGCTCTGCCACTTGTTTTGCGAAACTATCACCGATATTACCAGCTATTCCAACATTTAAACCAGCATCTTTCAGCAGATGATGCGTTAAAAGAGTTGTTGTGGTTTTACCGTTGGATCCAGTAATTCCAATAATTCTCGCATTCGTATATCTTCCTGCAAACTCAATTTCAGAGATTACCGGAATTCCTTTTGAACGTAACTCTTGAATTAGAGCTACTTTATCAGGAATACCTGGACTTTTCATGACTATATCAGCATCAAATATCTTTTCTTTTGTATGCTGTTTCTCTTCAAAATCTATTTTATGATGTAAAAGAACTTCTTTATACTCTGTATGTATTTCACCTAAATCTGAAACAAATACTTTATAACCTTGTTTTTTTCCTAGAATAGCAGTTCCAACTCCACTCTCTCCACCTCCTAATACAACTAACTTTTCCATTATCTTAACTTCAATGTCACTATTGTAAATACAGCTAGTAAAATTCCGACAATCCAGAATCTCGTAACTATTTTACTTTCGTGATAATTCAATTTTTGATAGTGATGATGTAAAGGAGCCATTTTAAAAATCCTTCTACCTTCACCATATTTCTTTTTAGTGTATTTAAAATACCCAACTTGTAAAATCACAGATAAATTTTCAACTACGAATATTCCAGCCAATAATGGAAGTAATAATTCTTTTCTAGTGGCAATTGCAATAACTGCAATTATCCCACCAATTGTTAAACTCCCTGTATCTCCCATAAAAACTTGAGCCGGATATGTATTGTACCAAAGAAACCCTATCAACGCTCCAGCGAATGCAAGAATAAACACTGTCATTTCACCAGAATTTGGGATATACATTACATCCAAATAATTAGCAAAAACAATATTCCCTGAAACCCATGCGAACAATGCAAGTACCAAAACCATAATTGCTGAGGAACCTGCCGCTAAACCATCAATTCCATCAGTTAAGTTTGCTCCATTAGAAATACCGGTAACAATAAAGATCACGATTGGAATAAAAATTAACCAAGCATACTTTTGATACCCATCACCTAAAAAGCTAAGCGCTTTTGCATAATCCAATTCATTGTCTTTTAAGAAAGGGACTGTTGTTTTAGTAGATTTATGCGCTTCCCCAAAAACTTGTCTTTTCCCATTAGCTTGCACCACTTGCTGATCAACTGGCAGCTGTTCTTTTATTGTTACAGAAGGACTGAAATAAAGCATTGCTCCCACAATAAGTCCAAGACCAACTTGACCAATTACTTTAAAAATCCCTTTTAAACCTGCTTTATCTTTTTTAAACACTTTAATATAATCATCAGTAAAACCAATTAACCCCATCCATACTGTGGTTATCAATAAGATAATTACATAGATATTTTCAAGTTTTGCTAATAAGATTGCCGGTATTAAAGTGGCCAATATTATAATAACACCACCCATTGTTGGTGTCCCAGCCTTTTGCATTTGCCCCTCTAAACCAAGGTCACGAATAGTTTCACCAACTTGTAACCTTCTTAGATAATTGATTACACGTTTTCCGAAGATTGTTGACAACAACAATGACAAAATAAATGCTGCCGCAGAACGAAATGTAATAAACTGAAACACACTTGCTCCAGTCAAATTAAATTCACTCTCTAAATACTCAAATAAATAATACAACATCTTCTAAATTCCTTATTAGTTAAAACACATTTTAATTTCCTCTAAATCATCGAAGTGACGTCTTTCACCATTCACCTCTTGATAGTTTTCATGTCCTTTTCCAGCAATTAGTATAATATCACCTGAATCCGCCAATTTATACGCTGTTTTGATAGCTTGCTTTCTATCTAAAATTGACAAGGTTTTTTTATAATTCTCAGGAGAAACTCCTGCTTCCATTTCATCTATAATTACCTGTGGATCTTCAGTTCTTGGATTATCTGAAGTAAAAATTGTTTGATTACTTAATTGAGAAGCGATATGCGCCATTTTTGGACGCTTGGTCTTATCTCGATCCCCACCGCAACCCACAACAGTAATTACATTTTCATTCCCTGTTCTTATATTATTAATGGTCTCAAGAACATTTTTCAATGCATCAGGAGTGTGCGCGTAATCAACAATAGCCGTAATTTTCTCCGGTGACACCACATATTGAAATCTACCACTTACACTATCTAAACCACTAACACCTCTTAATACATCAAGCTTTTCTATTCCTAATAACTCCGCAACACCATAAATAGCGAGTACGTTATACGCATTAAAATCTCCAATCAACTTACTCCAAACTTCCGTACCATTAATTGTTAGCAAAGAACCAGAAAAACTCTTTTCTAAAATCTTAGCTTTAAAATCACCAAGTGTTTTTAACGCATACGTTTGCTTTTTTGCCTTGGTGTTTTGAACCATTACAGTTCCGTTTTTATCATCAATATTCGTTAATGCGAAAGCATCTTTAGAAAGCTGATCAAAAAATCGTTTTTTAACATCTCTATATTCCGCAAAAGTTGAATGGTAATCTAAATGATCATGAGACAAATTGGTAAAAACTCCACCTACAAAATCAAGACCTAAAGTTCTATTTTGGTGAATTCCGTGAGAACTCACTTCCATAAAACAATACTCGACACCTTCATCAACCATTCGAGACAAGTACTTGTTTATCGTAAGTGAATCAGGGGTAGTGTGGGTTGCTTTAAACTCACTGTTATTAATCATAATTTTAA
This genomic window from Tenacibaculum sp. 190524A05c contains:
- the murD gene encoding UDP-N-acetylmuramoyl-L-alanine--D-glutamate ligase codes for the protein MEKLVVLGGGESGVGTAILGKKQGYKVFVSDLGEIHTEYKEVLLHHKIDFEEKQHTKEKIFDADIVMKSPGIPDKVALIQELRSKGIPVISEIEFAGRYTNARIIGITGSNGKTTTTLLTHHLLKDAGLNVGIAGNIGDSFAKQVAEQSFENYVLELSSFQLDGVEEFNSHIAMITNITPDHLDRYDYDFNNYIASKFRIAKNQTEKDFLIYDSDDRVITSWLAENPVKSKLVPFSILKELEYGAFIRENNIIIRLNEEEYIMNTSYLKIKGKHNTKNAMASMLASKLLQVRNQSITESMSGFEGAEHRLEKVLKIEGVSYVNDSKATNVNATFYALECMDRPTVWIVGGVDKGNDYTDLLPLVREKVKAIVCLGLDNRKIIDTFQNVVDVIVETAGAEEAVKVSHKLAEKNDTVLLSPACASFDLFEDYEDRGRKFKKAVREL
- the murG gene encoding undecaprenyldiphospho-muramoylpentapeptide beta-N-acetylglucosaminyltransferase, giving the protein MEKSLSIIISGGGTGGHIYPAIAIANEVKLRFPEAKILFVGAKDKMEMEKVPQAGYEIEGLWISGIQRKLTLKNLLFPIKLISSLWKARKIIRKFKPDVVVGTGGFASGPTLMVANKRGIPTVVQEQNSFPGITNKLLSKKANKICVAYDNLERFFPKDKIVKTGNPVRQDLLLVHSKREEGIEFFELDKEKKTVLVIGGSLGARRINQLIELELEFLKGQDVQIIWQCGKLYYEEYKEYNSESNVQVHPFLNRMDLAYAAADFIISRSGASSVSELCIVGKPTIFIPSPNVAEDHQTKNAKAIVDKHGALMLKESELDTFSVVFETLLKDEGKQESLSENIKELALPNATGHIVDEIEGLISWWV
- a CDS encoding FtsW/RodA/SpoVE family cell cycle protein — protein: MKTLFKHIKGDRAIWALVAMLAILSFMPVYSASTNLVYVVGNGSTTGHLIKHIALLIMGFGILYGVHKIPYRYFSGGSVLMLPIVILLLIVTIAQGNTIGGANASRWIRIPFVGVGFQTSTLAGLVLLVYVARYLAKNKEKQIVFRESLLQLWLPVGLILILILPANFSTTAILFFMIVLLTFIGGYPLKYIANVVGIGIVALGLFILVAKAFPDLMPNRIHTWEKRISGFFSGESAENYQVEKAKIAIATGGVTGKGPGKSVQKNFLPQSSSDFIYAIIVEEYGLVGALFVLFIYFLLLFRIVISARKATTIFATLLCIGVGLPIVFQAMINMAVAVNLFPVTGQTLPLISSGGTSIWMTCFALGMILSVSASKNETEESILDDNPLDILHETI
- a CDS encoding UDP-N-acetylmuramoyl-L-alanyl-D-glutamate--2,6-diaminopimelate ligase, which codes for MKILKDILYKVPVNGVFGDTNIQVNEIHFDSRKISENDVFIALKGVTVDGHDFIDKALSNNAVAVVCEKVPEERKQGVTYVEVSDSSEALAMMSSNYYDNPSKKIKLVGVTGTNGKTTITTLLYQLFMNLGRRVGLLSTVKIMINNSEFKATHTTPDSLTINKYLSRMVDEGVEYCFMEVSSHGIHQNRTLGLDFVGGVFTNLSHDHLDYHSTFAEYRDVKKRFFDQLSKDAFALTNIDDKNGTVMVQNTKAKKQTYALKTLGDFKAKILEKSFSGSLLTINGTEVWSKLIGDFNAYNVLAIYGVAELLGIEKLDVLRGVSGLDSVSGRFQYVVSPEKITAIVDYAHTPDALKNVLETINNIRTGNENVITVVGCGGDRDKTKRPKMAHIASQLSNQTIFTSDNPRTEDPQVIIDEMEAGVSPENYKKTLSILDRKQAIKTAYKLADSGDIILIAGKGHENYQEVNGERRHFDDLEEIKMCFN
- the mraY gene encoding phospho-N-acetylmuramoyl-pentapeptide-transferase; the encoded protein is MLYYLFEYLESEFNLTGASVFQFITFRSAAAFILSLLLSTIFGKRVINYLRRLQVGETIRDLGLEGQMQKAGTPTMGGVIIILATLIPAILLAKLENIYVIILLITTVWMGLIGFTDDYIKVFKKDKAGLKGIFKVIGQVGLGLIVGAMLYFSPSVTIKEQLPVDQQVVQANGKRQVFGEAHKSTKTTVPFLKDNELDYAKALSFLGDGYQKYAWLIFIPIVIFIVTGISNGANLTDGIDGLAAGSSAIMVLVLALFAWVSGNIVFANYLDVMYIPNSGEMTVFILAFAGALIGFLWYNTYPAQVFMGDTGSLTIGGIIAVIAIATRKELLLPLLAGIFVVENLSVILQVGYFKYTKKKYGEGRRIFKMAPLHHHYQKLNYHESKIVTRFWIVGILLAVFTIVTLKLR